DNA from Demetria terragena DSM 11295:
CACCTCATCGCGGGACATCTCCAAACGTCTGGTCGGTTTGCGCCACGAGATGGGTGCCGTCACCCTCGGACGGGTTCTCACGCTGATCGTCGAAGTTGACGAGAAGACTGCTGACCAGGCGCTGGAGGTGGCCAGTGAAGCAACCCGCCAGTCTCCGAGTCGCATCTTGGTCATCGTGCGCGGTTCCGCACGTCGAGCCGACCGCCTCGACGCCCAGATTCGGATCGGCGGTGACGCAGGCGCAAGCGAGATCGTCGTGATGCGCCTGTTTGGTCGGCTCGCTGATCAAGGACGCAATGTCCTCACCCCGCTGTTGCTGCCCGACTCCCCCATTGTCGCGTGGTGGCCGGGCGAGGCACCCGACGACGTGGCACGGTCACCGGTCGGCGCCATGGCCCAGCGTCGGGTCACCGATACGGCCAAGATGCGTTACCCACGGCGTGCTATCGCGCAGCGGTCCAAGGCCTACTCACCGGGCGATACCGACTTGGCGTGGACCCGGTTGACCCGCTGGCGGGGGCTGCTCGCCGCGGCCCTCGATCAGGCACCCTTCGAACCTGTCACCGAGGCTGTCGTGACGGGCGCGTCCGACTCGGCAAGCACCGATCTGCTCGCGGCATGGCTGGCGAATCGTCTTCGTTGTCCGGTGCGACGGGCGAAAACCTCTGCAGGTGAAGGGGTTCGGAGTGTGCGCCTGTGTCGTACTAGCGGGCCCGTCGACCTAGTACGCATCTCGGCAAAAGTCGCGACCCTCAGTCAGCCGGGGCAGCCTGTTCGGCGCATGACCCTGGGCCGGCCGTCCGATGTCGAGGTCCTCGGTGAGGAGATTCGCCGACTCGACTCAGACGAGGTCTACGAGCAAACGTTGCTCAAAGGCCTGTCGACGCTGCCGACTCAGACGCCGACGATGGCCCAAGCGGTCGCCGCTGGTCATGCCCCCGACGTGGAGGCCGCACGCAAAGCGGGCGACGCCGTACGCCGTGCCTCATCAGGGTTGTCGGCGAATGCCATGGTCGACGCCCCGACTCACGATGCCACGAAGGACGAGGTTAAGAAGGCCGCCGAACGTCAACTCGATGCACGACGAGACGACAACACGGGGCAGACACGATGACGTCGCTACCCGCGCCCGAGGTCGTGCAGAACGCCGATGCAGCCGGGGTCGCTGACTCCGGCGCGGCGCGTCTCATCACGAGTCTCGGTGAGGCGCAACGAGCCGGACGTGAACCGCATATCGCACTGACGGGCGGGTCGATGGGGTCGGCCATCATTGCGGCCGTGTTGCGCCGTCCCGAACGCGATCAGGTCGATTGGTCGCGGGTTTCGGTGTGGTGGGGCGACGAGCGCTACCTCCCAGCGGGTGACCCCGAGCGCAACGACACGCAGAACGATCGCGCTGGCCTCCTCGAACTCGGGTTGGATCCCGATCGGGTTCATCGGGTTCCCGGCCCAGGTGAGACCGAGTCGGTGGAGGAAGCCGCCGCTGTCTACGGCGCGTCGCTGCGCTCGCACGGCGCTGGCGCCTTCGAGGTTGCGATGTTCGGCGTAGGCCCCGACGGTCACATTGCTTCGCTTTTTCCGCACCACCCAGCGCAGCGAATTGACGGTGAGATCGCGGTGCCGGTGCACGACTCCCCCAAACCGCCACCGCTGCGGGTGTCGCTCACCTTCGAGGCCATCAATCGGTCGCGTCAGGTGTGGTTCATGGTGGCTGGCGAGGCTAAGGCGGCCGCCGTCTCGGCCGCGCTCGCCCCGGACACCGAACGTTGGGACATCCCTGCCGTCGGCGCCCGCGGTACCGAGGCCACGGTGTGGTTAGTCGACCACACCGCGTTGAACGCGAAGACGTAGCCGACCGCGATGGCCGGCTATCGCGCGTGGACACGAGGTGGTGTGCCTAGCGCGTGGCGAATCTGGTGTAGTTCCAGGGGGATCCACGCTGGTGCGGGGCGACCGCTCGAGCAGAGATGGATACGCTGGCCTCGAAGGAGCGTTCGATGCCGCGATTGATGTGGCACGAGATCCGCTACACGTGCGCACGGCGCTCGACGTACTCGCTGACCGGGTCAACCACTGGGTGTTCGTGTCCACCAGCAATGTGTATGCAGACGAGTCGACTCCGTACGCCGATGAATCCGCAACGTTGCGCGCCCCCCTCCCCGACGCGACAGACTGGGCACCCGAGCTCTATGGCGAGGGCAAACGCAGCTGCGAAGAGCATCTTCTAGGCACCGCCGGCTCAGAGGCTTTGCTCATCGCAAGAGCCGGGCTGATCGCCGGGCCCGGTGATGCTAGTGGTCGAACAGGCTACTGGCCGTTGCGTTTTGCCTATCCAGCCACCGAAGACGGATCTGTGCTCATCCCAGATGAGCCTAGTTTGCTGACTCAGCAACTCGACGTGCGAGACCTTGCGTCCTGGTTGGTGGACTGCGCCGAGGACGCTCGAACAGGCGTTGCAGATGCGGTCGGTGAGATCCTGCCGCTCCGGGACTATCTAGCATCGGCCCGCGAAGTCGCCCACCACACTGGCCCGTTAGTCGGGCGACGCGCCCGCTCACCGAAACACTGCGCGATGTGCTCGCCTGGGAAGTGACGGCTGGCCCAAGGCGTGTTCGCCGTGCAGGCTTATCGATGGCCGACGAACGGGAACTGCTCGCACAGCCTTAACCCGCAGGTCCGGCCGATCGCAGGTCCTAGGACCCCTCCGTGGACATTTCGTCCTGAGGCCGATAGGGCGCCAGGTCCGTCTCGGTCACTCTGTCTCTAGTGCGACGAACAGCGTCGCCAGACTCAGGGGAAACATCATGACAAACAACACTTTTCGCCACGGGCTCGTCACTATCGCGCTCAGCGGTGCGATCGTCGGAGCGGCGAATGCACCGGCCCAGGCCGACACGATCATTCCGCCGCCGAACGCCGACACGGCGTTCGGGTACACAGCACTCATTGCTGACCAGGGCGGCAATCACTCGCTGAAAGTCGTCGCACCATCCGGTGCGCACACCACCATCGGTGACGTCTCATCAGGAGCGGACGTCCTGGATGTCTCGACCAATGCGCGCACCGTGGTCACAGGGTTCACCACCGCCAGCGCCGAACTGCGCATCACCATCTGGGATACGGCCGCAAAGAAGCCGACCTACCTTCGGGTTTCGAACGGGACGGACGCCAAGCTGGTCCGTGGCGGAGTCCTCGTGACGCGCAGCACGCAGGCGCCACAGGTCTACTCCCGCTCCGGCGCCGTGACGTCGACACTTCCGCGCGGCATCACCTCAGCCGAGCCGACCCATGACGGAACAAAGCTCTACACCACGACGTCCTCAGGCCTCCAAATGCGCTCGGCCCCCGACGGCGAGGTCTTTACCTCGGCGCCCTTACCTGCTGGCAAGACGCGCTGCACAGCAACCGGGCACCTTGGCTCAGGCGCGGCAGCAGTGAATTGTGACCAAGGGTCGATGACCGGGGCGACGGCGTACAGCTTCCAGGAATCCGGCACGCTGACCCGGCTCACCACCAAGGGTGGAAATTCGTACACGGTCACTGGCGGACACGTCGTCGACCAGTCCGTTGGCGACAGCGTGCTGTGCAGTTCGTATCTCTACACCGGGCCTAAAGGTGACAAAGCGGTCCCGGGAGGCACGAAAGATCTATGCCCGAAAATGGCTGGTGCACATGGAAACTCCATCTACCTCGTCACCGGGGCTGATCCGGAATACAGCCCCGATGGCGGGGATCTGATCCGCTACGACCTGAGCAACGGAAAGAGCACCCGGATCGCGGGCCTCGGCACCGTATTTGACGGAAGGGTCACCAGCGCCAAAGTGGTCGACGGAACCTGAGCCCCCGTCGTCAAACCTGGCGGTCAGTCGCCAGTGGGCAGAACGCGGGGGGCCTACTGAATCAGGCCGCGTCCGCGCAGCGAGGAGAGCGCTTCATCAAGAATGACGTCACCTTCCTCGTCGGAGCGGCGCTCTTTCACATAGGCAAGGTGGGTCTTGTAAGGCTCTGCGCGGGTCGGGGCAGGCGGGTTCTGCTCGTCCTGCCCCGCCGGGAACCCGCATCGCGGGCAGTCCCAGTGCTCAGGGATGGCAAGGCTTGGTTCCTGAGCGAAACTCGGGCGGGTCTGGTGACCGTTAGCGCACCAGTACGAGACGACGACTCGTGGCACAGCGTCGCCGCGCTCGGCCTCCCCCATCGGTCCGGCGCCAACACGACTTCCTTTAATCGCATGTCCAGCAGCCATGGTGGGTGCTCCTTTGAGATCGAGACGGGCTCGAGTAGTGAGGCAGGTTTAGGCGACGAAACGGTCAAGCAAGCCAAGACCCAGGATCGTGGCGCCCCACATGAGGCTTATTCCGATGGTGAACCGGTTGAGGTTGCGCTCCGCCATCGACGAACTGCCCAGGCTGCTGGAGGCACCACCACCGAACATGTCGGAGAGGCCACCTCCCTTGCCCTTGTGCATGAGAATGAGCAACACCAAAAACAGGCTGCTGATCACCAGCAGGACCTGAAGTGCGATACGGGCTACGTCCACTACGGATGCCACCTAGGAAGTCGTTGAGCGTTTCGAAGCGGTTGCCGTGCCACAGGCACGGCAACCGCTTCAGGTTACACGGTATGCGTCCAGATCAGGATGCTGCGTCGCCGCCGTGGTGGCTGCGATAACGACAGATCGACGAAAACTCCGCCGGATCAATGGATGCACCGCCCACGAGTGCCCCGTCGACATCCGGCTTTTCCATGATCCCCGCAACGTTCGCTGCCTTCACGCTGCCGCCGTAAAGCACCCGAACCCCTGCCGCAAGGTCGGCGTCATAAAGCTCCGCGAGGCGTCCACGAATCGCCGCACAAACTTCCTGTGCGTCATCCGGTGTGGCGACTTCGCCCGTACCGATCGCCCACACGGGCTCGTAGGCGATCACGATTGAGGCGGCCTGCTCGGCGGTGATCTCTGCGAGGGCCGCGTCAGTCTGGGTCAGCACGTGAGTCACCTGGTCACCAGCCTGGCGGACCTCAAGAGGCTCACCCACACACAGGATGGGCGTAAGGCCGTGCCGGTAGGCCGCGGCGACCTTGGCATTCACGGCCTCATCGGTCTCACCGTGGTGTTCCCGTCGCTCGCTGTGCCCGACGACGACGTAGGTGCAACCGAGCTTGGCCAGGAACGCGCCCGAAATCTCACCGGTGTAGGCGCCGCTGTCATGTGCCGACACATCCTGCGCACCCAGGACCACCTTGAGCCGGTCCCCGTCGATCATCGTCTGGACGGTGCGCAGATCGGTGAACGGCGGCACCACGGCAACCTCGACGGCCGCGAAATCGTGCCGCCCATCGCGCAGCGTCCAGTCAAGCTTTTGCACCAGATGGGTCGCCTGGACGTGGTCGAGGTTCATCTTCCAGTTGCCCGCCATCAGCGGGGTACGGTCAGCCATCTCATGCCTCCAGAACGGTCAGACCTGGGAGGGTCTTGCCCTCGAGGTACTCAAGGCTTGCCCCACCACCGGTACTGATGTGGGTGAAGTCCTCATCGGCAAAGCCAAGGTCACGGACGGCCGCGGCCGAGTCACCACCGCCGACGACCGTGACGGCTCCCCCAGAGGTGGCCTCAGCCAACGCCTCGGCAACAGCCTTGGTCCCGGCCGCGAACGGAGCCATCTCGAAGGCACCCATGGGGCCATTCCAGAAAACCGTCCGCGCCTTCCGAACCAGATCAGCAAAGACCTTCGCTGATTCGGGTCCGATGTCCAGACCCATCCGGTCAGCGGGGATCTCCTGCGCAGCCACAACATCATGCTCAGCGTCAGCACTGAATGCGCTCGCCGCCACAATGTCGGTGGGCAACACGATCTCGACTCCGCGCTCCTTCGCCTCGGCCAGATAACCCTTGACGGTGTCGATCTGATCGGCTTCCAGCAGGCTGTTGCCCACTTCGTGGCCCTGAGCGGCCAGGAAAGTGAACACCATGCCGCCGCCGATCAGCAATTGGTCTGCCGTCTTGAGCAGGTTCGCGATGACGCCGAGTTTGTCGCTGACCTTGGCACCACCGAGGACGACGGCGTAGGGGCGCTCTGGAGTATCCAGCCGCGCCATCACCTCGACCTCCGCCTGCACCAATCCGCCAGCGGCATGCGGGAGCCGGTCGGCGATATCGAACACACTCGCCTGCTTGCGATGAACCACACCGAATCCATCACTCACGAAGACATCGGCGAATGCGGCCAACTGTTCCGCGAAGGCGTCCCGCACTTGGTCTTCTTTGGCGGTCTCCCCGGCGTTGAACCGAAGGTTCTCTAGAACCGCGATCTCGCCGTCGGCAAGCCCACCGACGGTGGAGCGCGCCGAGTCACCGACCGTGTCGGTGGCAAAGGCCACCGGCTGCCCGAGCAGGTCACCCAAGCGCTGCGCGACGGGCTCCAAGGTGTACTGCGCGTCGGGCTCTCCCTTGGGTCGGCCAAGATGCGCGGCGACGATGACTCGGGCACCAGCGTCGAGAAGACGCCGCAGCGTCGGGACTGAAGCGCGTACGCGGCCGTCGTCGGTAATGCGGGTGCCGTCCATCGGGACGTTGAGGTCGCTGCGCACCAGCACACGTTGACCACGAACATCACCAAGGTCGTCGATGGTGCGCAGCGTCACTTCGAGGACCCAATCAGGTTGACGAGGTCGACCAGACGGTTGGAGTAGCCCCACTCGTTGTCGTACCAGCCGACGACCTTGACCTGGTCACCGATGACCTTGGTCAGACCGGCGTCAAAGATGCACGAGTGCGGGTCGGTGACGATGTCCGAGGAGACGATCGGGTCCTCGGTGTACTTCAGGAAGCCCTTCAGTGGGCCGTCAGCAGCTGCCTTAACGGCCGCGTTAACTTCCTCAACCGTGGTGTCCTTCTTGGCCACGAAGGTGAGGTCCGTTGCCGAGCCGGTGGGCACCGGGACGCGTACTGCGAAGCCGTCCAACTTGCCCTTGAGCTCGG
Protein-coding regions in this window:
- a CDS encoding glucose-6-phosphate dehydrogenase assembly protein OpcA, with the protein product MIVDLPDTSSRDISKRLVGLRHEMGAVTLGRVLTLIVEVDEKTADQALEVASEATRQSPSRILVIVRGSARRADRLDAQIRIGGDAGASEIVVMRLFGRLADQGRNVLTPLLLPDSPIVAWWPGEAPDDVARSPVGAMAQRRVTDTAKMRYPRRAIAQRSKAYSPGDTDLAWTRLTRWRGLLAAALDQAPFEPVTEAVVTGASDSASTDLLAAWLANRLRCPVRRAKTSAGEGVRSVRLCRTSGPVDLVRISAKVATLSQPGQPVRRMTLGRPSDVEVLGEEIRRLDSDEVYEQTLLKGLSTLPTQTPTMAQAVAAGHAPDVEAARKAGDAVRRASSGLSANAMVDAPTHDATKDEVKKAAERQLDARRDDNTGQTR
- the pgl gene encoding 6-phosphogluconolactonase codes for the protein MTSLPAPEVVQNADAAGVADSGAARLITSLGEAQRAGREPHIALTGGSMGSAIIAAVLRRPERDQVDWSRVSVWWGDERYLPAGDPERNDTQNDRAGLLELGLDPDRVHRVPGPGETESVEEAAAVYGASLRSHGAGAFEVAMFGVGPDGHIASLFPHHPAQRIDGEIAVPVHDSPKPPPLRVSLTFEAINRSRQVWFMVAGEAKAAAVSAALAPDTERWDIPAVGARGTEATVWLVDHTALNAKT
- a CDS encoding RNA polymerase-binding protein RbpA encodes the protein MAAGHAIKGSRVGAGPMGEAERGDAVPRVVVSYWCANGHQTRPSFAQEPSLAIPEHWDCPRCGFPAGQDEQNPPAPTRAEPYKTHLAYVKERRSDEEGDVILDEALSSLRGRGLIQ
- the secG gene encoding preprotein translocase subunit SecG, whose translation is MDVARIALQVLLVISSLFLVLLILMHKGKGGGLSDMFGGGASSSLGSSSMAERNLNRFTIGISLMWGATILGLGLLDRFVA
- the tpiA gene encoding triose-phosphate isomerase, whose translation is MADRTPLMAGNWKMNLDHVQATHLVQKLDWTLRDGRHDFAAVEVAVVPPFTDLRTVQTMIDGDRLKVVLGAQDVSAHDSGAYTGEISGAFLAKLGCTYVVVGHSERREHHGETDEAVNAKVAAAYRHGLTPILCVGEPLEVRQAGDQVTHVLTQTDAALAEITAEQAASIVIAYEPVWAIGTGEVATPDDAQEVCAAIRGRLAELYDADLAAGVRVLYGGSVKAANVAGIMEKPDVDGALVGGASIDPAEFSSICRYRSHHGGDAAS
- a CDS encoding phosphoglycerate kinase codes for the protein MRTIDDLGDVRGQRVLVRSDLNVPMDGTRITDDGRVRASVPTLRRLLDAGARVIVAAHLGRPKGEPDAQYTLEPVAQRLGDLLGQPVAFATDTVGDSARSTVGGLADGEIAVLENLRFNAGETAKEDQVRDAFAEQLAAFADVFVSDGFGVVHRKQASVFDIADRLPHAAGGLVQAEVEVMARLDTPERPYAVVLGGAKVSDKLGVIANLLKTADQLLIGGGMVFTFLAAQGHEVGNSLLEADQIDTVKGYLAEAKERGVEIVLPTDIVAASAFSADAEHDVVAAQEIPADRMGLDIGPESAKVFADLVRKARTVFWNGPMGAFEMAPFAAGTKAVAEALAEATSGGAVTVVGGGDSAAAVRDLGFADEDFTHISTGGGASLEYLEGKTLPGLTVLEA